TACTGAATGTGTAGTCTATCTCTTTAGAAGTTACATATCCAATATTAGACTCCTTAGTGTGGGGATGTAATTACACGGATATATATCTTGATTCTTGAGTGACCAAGTAATAAGCCTAACTTGGAGAGCCGGACTCTAATATGGTTGTGACTATTATTGGAGTCACTGCTTTCCCATACCAGTACACAGTACCTGCACACACACTGATGTGAGATACCATTAAGGAAACAGCACGGGGAAGGGATGAAACCAGGATGAACCAAATCGATGATCGGAGACAGACGCACCAGAAAAGCTCAAAGCTGCACTATAAATCCAAGGACACGTCTGGCACTCAACATGTTCAACAACAGGTAGAAGTAATACTCAAGTTCAACCCGCTGACGTTGAGATTTACTCAGTTTAAACCGTAACAAAAATATCTTTCGGCTGCATCCACCCATACGCACAGCGATCTCGAATCCTTTCAACTGTTGAGGCAGCCAAAGCCACAATTGGGCGAATTTTCGACAGCTCTAACTCTACCGGCAGTCTGGTCCTAGATTCCATCTGCCAAATCCAGTTGCAGTGAAAAGATAAGTAAATCACTGAGTGGACAAGACTTGATCATAACAGAGATGGCTTCAGAAGCAAGTAACAAGTTTACCTTTTCTATGCAGTGTACTGTATCCAAGACGTCACAAAAAATGAGAGCTGTTTGTACAGATCAGCATCCGTGTACTAGTACATGGTACATTCATCACCAATATAGTTAATTGAGTGAAAGAAATCAGAGGAAAATACTGCTTTTTCTGCGACAGGTTAATTAGTTATGCACACCTATCTTACAATACGCCCATTGCAGTGAGGATAATTTGGACAGACTATTCCAATCTCAGAATCACCAACAAGCTGGAGGTTGAGACTTTGTGTGGTGCATTTGCAAGTTTCATCATCACACTGCAAGAATGTAAGATTGTGAACATAATGTGGCTATAAATACAATACTTGCAACTAATCGAGTGTCCCAAGAACGCTATAAGAGGTAGATTACCATCATTACGCCCCTGTAGTACATCGAAATAAAACCTTCTGCTTGCCTCTTGACCTGAAAGATTAGTAGAAGTACTAGTTCTCAGAGGCGGCTAAATAATGTTTGATGATTAAAACCGTAAGCATATTAAGATCTAAGGTCTAATTGTTTCAGTGAATGGGTGTGGTAACTGGACATACAGATACGTTAAAGGATACCTGATTTGCTATCATCGGAGGAGACAGTCTGCCTACATTGCCTTCCTCAGGGCAATTTGGACAACGCAATCTGGACCAAAAATCTCTAGAAGATTCCTCTTCATGTAGCTTTGTTGGCTTTTGATTGATTGACTTGACAATGGAGTTGAAGATGGCTGGACAATCAAAAGTAGCAGAGCAGCTAGGACAAAATAAGATCAAACACTTGCAATCCCGATTTAAAACTTGAAGAAAACTTGTCTCGTTTACTCTGATTTAAAACTTGAAGTTTAAGAATCAGCGTACAATATAATGCCTACGATGAAAGATTGGGGAAACTGTTACTCATATTTTTCAAAGAAGCTGGAATTTCAAGATTAAAAGAATATGTCCACTGGGGAACAATAACCATGTCCGTCAAAGCTATactttttttaacttttcctaGATTGCAGTACTAGAAAATGAGTATATGGACAAACGAAACAAAGATATAACGAAAATTCTCATGATAACTGGGGAATCGTTGCAGTCAGACACCAACAGTGTTACctctcttcatcatcaacaGAAAAGAACTAGCTGGAAGTTTCATTTGTGACAGCTTCACTTGAATGAACTTTGAACTGAAATTTCCATTGAAAAAGTACATTATAGCGAAATTCCTGCCAAACAGTTCAAGTACTGTCTGCAAGAGATAATTTTACCTTCGATGAGTCAATCCCTAAACAATTGGCCGGGCTGGTACCTGAATGATACAACAGGATGAATCTGCATTGGAAAATTAAAACATCaggaaaaagtgaaaaacacaGAATACTATGAAGTTTCGGTACTAGCCAATGAAAAAGGAAAACCTGTTGGGACAAGTAGTAATTAATGTCAATCATCCATTTTCCATCTTGTTTTAGTTCACCAGGGTGTCTAGCACGTTGAGCAATCCCAGTAGACTTATCTGACCTCTCACCCTGTCCAAAAGAAGGCGAGTGAGGCAATGCATGATGAACATCACCAGTCAAATGTCAGAAAAAGGGGCGTGGTAAAATCTCGCTCCAAACAGAACAACAGAGTATTGCATCACAAACCTGCTCACAGCAAATAATATAAGGGACTGTATCACCAACAGAGCAACCAGTAGAGTAACCAATTTGCCTCAATCTTTGTGCCACCTAGATGTTTCCAAAAATGTGGAAAAGAGCAGATATATGAGAAAACAGATCAGCTAGATGAAATGGTAGCAAGACTACTGGGACATATGCATCCTGAACTCACCTGAACATGTCTCTGGTTTTTGCCATCTGGGTAGGCTTCTGGTGGTTTAGTTAATGACTTGGTGATGATATATTTCTCAAGGGCGACTTGTCCTTTTCTCATATCCTCTTGCACCTGTTGAACATTTACAAACGTTACTATACTTCAGATACACTTCAAATTCTTTGAACAGTACCCAAGTGGTAACGTAATaatagaaatttaaaaaagATGAACGAGTTGAAAGAAACCATGGAATCATCTTTGTAAGATAGTTATGAATTGATTCAAGAACATCCTCAGATGACCTGTAAAAATAAATGCGAGAAATGAGTCAGATCCTATTTACTTGGGCACCAAATGGCTGACATGGCAAcatcaagaaaacaaaaacagaagaaaaactGATAGACATACCCTCCTGACAAAATTTGGCTTAGGCAGAAATCTCCTACTTCATTTGAAAGTAAGCTCCAGTCGCGATGTACCATATCAAGGCCCTTACACTCAATAACCTGCAATAaaatacattatttgtttattcCCAAAGAAAGCATTATCTAAAACAAGTTTGATATGTTCTCCTTTACCTCATATTTTTCGCCATTTTTTGTTAGCTCCTTCACAGCTgcatatttctttttcttgagaaGCAGCATTCTCTTGTACAAGCCGTCAAGATCAATTTCTAAACATTCATACTTCTTGTTAACCTAGATGCAAAGAGATACAAATCACACCTTAATTATAAAGTAAAAAAGAAATGTGTATCTATGATAAGAATATAGTTGTAATCTTGATGAGGCAGGAATTTGTCTTTTCGGTTATTTTTGGAAAGGTTGAGGTAGGAGAGGAAAAACCCAGCTCTTTGGTTCTTAAGAGGGTTGTAGGGTTGTCTTCAGTTATTTTCCTTACTAAGTGATTTTTGTTGTCACTTAGGTGTTTGAGGTGAGACGAGTTTTCATACTCGGTGAACTAAAAGTTGGAGGAAGATttgaggtgagtaaacctcatgtttggtctagttacccttggcggtaactagacgtgtgaacttactttttatatctttttACTTGTAAGATTGAAATctaaatgtgtatatatttggtgattcatatacgtatatctaaatggtaataggctatgcatatatttatcactAAGTGTATAAAGCTATTatgtttgtgaaatatattgtgtatttttagttgGTTTATATTAAATTGTGGAGGATGGAACCGAtggggaataaaatgtacctctcaGTAAATTTAATTAGATCTTTAATTAGATCTTTAACCAAAGCATAGAGTTCTCGCTAAGGGATCACTTTGGCTCAGTTGTGGTATCAAATTTACGATACTAACAACAGGTCGGTTGGTAGGTGATACGAGCAAAATGAGGTTGATATTGTACCGAACTGAGCCCTAATTGTCCACTAGATAGAGAGCCCGCGCCCAGGCGCAGTTATTGATGGTCAAATGTTTTTTTCGATATCTAATTGACGGTCGAAGTTTGTAAAGTTGGTTAGCTCTCAATTATGGTGTTCGACATTATGAAAGCATGAAGATATTATACATAAGCGTAGTATGTTAGAAATCCGTACCACAGTGTTGTACATAAGGAGACTATTGTACATGTCATATTAGTAGGGTTCAGTTACATCTTCATTGGTATTATGCTCACAAAATAGTACCACTACCACACTATAATATATAAGCACACTACTATACATGAGCACTCAAATTAAAGAGTTGCTTATGTGTATTAAAGGTTGATGAGGAGtttccacaaaaaaaaaaaactccccTTTTGATCGGTCGTATTAGGACTTCATCCAAAAATGTAGAGCATTGACTTCAGTTGCACCTGTCATGAAGATGTTAGTGTGCCAAAACGTATCCAAACAGATAGTTCATCTTCTGTTTCCTTAGCCTCTGACTGGAATCTGCGGGAACCAAAGAGCAAAACAATGAATCCCATCAGGTGAAaatatgtacaaatacacaaaagTGATTGACATGAATTATGATCATAATAATTCTCAATACATCACCGGACCTTCAGCTATCATCCAGACAATTGTGGTAAAGcaacatcaaaatatataaattcaatTTGAAGGATCATCATCAATGAACATGAATAAGAATAACAGATGACATCGATTAATTAAAGAGCACACAACCCAGACTGAAGAGGAACACACAACGGCAAGAAAAGAGAAGGTAAAAAAACCCAGAGATCACCACCCAACCAAACGCAAATTTAGGAAAAGCCAATTAGAAACACCAAACTCCATAATAAATAAGGatgaagagaatgagaaaAATTAGTGTCAATTAATGAATTACCCCTCCATCAAAAACACCCACCAGGCCACCAATACAAAAATATGTTTATCTCAGATCTTCATAACAATTAACAATCTatgttaaaaatataataacaaaacaacaacactgtaaatatgaaaaatctaATAACAAATCTATCTCAGAACCAATTCTTTTTACCATTCAACATGCTATTTGGAATTTTGGGTTATGATCAACTATTAAATGATCCTTCCCACTCTTTCGATTTTATTCACGCAAGCCCATGAAAAGCTCACCAACTTGTCCTGCAACAATGCAATCTCTTGTTGACACTGACTTCCTCCTTTTCATAGAGTTTCGAATGCTGTTATCTCATAATTACAATGAGCAAAATTCATAACCTGATGCAGGGAAAGTGGCATCATCATCAAGCTGATTCAAGGAGTTATAAAGCCAAAATTTGGACTTTGTCACGTTCACACTATGACAGCTTTTCATGTGTAACTCCTTTCACCAAGTGAACAAATTTCAAATCAGATAGCCTAAATGATGACACAATGAAATTGTATAAACTACAATtagattatatttatattgcaAAAGTACATGAAGAACACCTTGAGGTGCACCAGAAAGTTTTGTCAATCTGAAACCAAATCATTTGGAAAAGCCAAACAATCAGAATACTTGATCAATCGCTAAGAATCTAATAAAATCTTAAAATTTATGCAATTGGGAAACTTCAGGATATTCATTAATGAAAGCATAATCTATCATGGAGGTGCTGGTTGATGGATGATTAAACAAATGAAAACTTCAAAGAAACCAAACATGCAATTGCTAACTGATACCCCGCCCAAGAAGTCTGTCGAATTACTCTCTTTGTTCTTTCCCTCTCTATTTCTCTCAGCCTGTCTGGAATTGATTCACCCATTCGATTGACGGGGTGAATCAATTAAACCAAATCTCAAAATTCTTCCAATCACCACACAATCAATCACCTCAATATCGATTTAATTTCCTTCATGCTGCACGAAATCAATTGGttcaattctttctttttccgtCAGAAAAAAACATGTCGCTGATTTCTAATCTCAGAAAACatggaaaaaaattgaaagaatAACCTACCATGGAGGTGTTGGGTAAGACTTGCTCCTCTTATACAAATGCCCAGCTTCTTGTTAAATCACAATGGAGGGGCGCGCGGTGCTGGACACGAAGAACATAGACGAAAGCCGACTAACATATATGAGGATATATTCGGAATTCCATGAGCCGCGCTGAGCCAGAAGGGAGGTTCTATGAGAGGAACCATGAAGGCTTGAGCCGCAATTAATTGTGGAAGAGAAGGCGAAAGTGGGAATGCGCAGGATAGATCAGCTGAAGCCGACACTATTCATTAGCCGGATAGCCCCGAACTCTGCCTTAGTATATAGTAAATGAGTACTCAAAGATGCGCATTTTGTTTTATAAAATATCCTTTCAAATCTCAGGTAAGTATTTGACTCTCTCCGATTCAGATTTCATCCACCACATCCTTTTTATTATTGGgtcattgaatttgagtatccAATTGGAATTTAGATCTAGGGTTCCGAAACCCTCAAAACTCATGGTTAGAGAGAAAACAGTAGCCTCCTTCTACTGGAGGCTCCGTGAATCGGCGAAAGCCTCATCTTGTTCCCCACTGCTGATATTCCCGTCGACTTCAGATGTCGACTCTCTCTGTGCTCTCAAAATCATTCTTCATGTTCTCGAATCCGATTGCGTCGGGTACTCGTGTTATCCGGTGTCTTCCTTTCAGGACATTCACAAGTACGCAGGGCTGTCGGAGGAGAATCCGATTACTATTCTTTTGATCAACTGGGGATGCCACCGCGACCTGAGGAGGCTGCTCGGTTTGTCCCCATTGTCGCGTGTTTTCGTGGTGGACAGTCACCGCCCCATTCATCTGCATAATCTGAGTGAGCAGAACGAGCGCGTGGTTGTGCTTTATACCCAGGAAGATGAGCTGCTGGGAGATTTAGCCTACGATTTTCTTGATGTCTCGGCTTTGGCTAATGCGAGTGACTTGAATAGTGATGATGAGCTGGATGGAGATAGTGAGAGTGGGGATGGGGATGGTTCGAGAAAGAAGAGGAGGGtatctgaagaagaagaagaagaacaaggccCGGAGAAGCTTTTCAAGAGGTTGAAGAAGAAATACTACCATTTGGGTACTTTTCATGGTAAGCCTTCTGGGTGTTTGATGTATGATTTGGCGCATTCGTTGAGGAAGAATACAAATGAGTTGCTTTGGTTgtcttgtgtttctttgacGGATCAGTTTGTACACGATAGGCTCACTGATGAGCGGTACCAGGCTGCTGTCATGGAGCTTGAGCAGCTCATTATCAGTTCAGGGACTTTGGAGGCTGTGACTTCAGTGACAGATAGAATTGCATTTGAAGATGTACCTAGGCTGATGCTGTTACATGAATGGAATTTATTTGAATCCATGAAATGTTCCTCATACTCTGCAACCAAATTGAAGACGTGGAATGACAAAGGAAGCTCTAGGCTTATTTTTCTACTGGCAAGGATGGGATTTGCGCTCGAGGATTGCCAACAGAAGTTCCCATTCATGAATGTTGAGGTAAAAAGGAGGATGAAAGCTCAATTCGAACAGCTTTTACCTGAATATGGACTCACTGATTTCTACTACTGGAGCTTTTTGCGTATCCATGGCTATGGCTCAAGGGTATCTGCAGCGGATGTGGTTTATGGAGTTACAGCTTTGCTTGAATCGTTTGTGGAATCAGATGGTTCTTGTGCTGCCAAGCAGTTTGGGGTGGCTTATGATGCACTGTCATTGCACAATCTTGATAAGCTGAAAGCTGGAATGCATAAAGCAATTCGGGTACAAATGGCAATTGCTAGACAAGGAAGTAGAGCCGTAACGAATATAAGGACTGGAACGAAATTTGTGTCGGTGAAACTCGAAGACTCTGTAGATGCAAAACTATTGGGGTACCCCCAGGCATTGACAAAATTCTGCTATTTTCTGATGGATGCTCTGAAAGAGAAGGGAGCTAGAATGAAGCCTCTGGTTTGTGCTTGTTTGGCACAAGATCCCAAGAAGATGATCGTAGTTGGTGTTTGTGGGAAGCCTCGAGTCGGAGCAGTCAAAGGAAATTCATTTGGACTTGCATTCCGAAGTGCAGCCCAGGAGATTTCTGCAGAGTTCTTCCATGAGATGTTTGAGTCTTCATGGATCATCCTGGACTCAAATTCAGTTGACCCCTTTATGAAAAGCTTGATGTTGAATTGTTCTAGAACTTCCCCAGGCAAAATGTTTTGACTCTACCCTTTAGTTTCTTTGAGCAAGTTGACTGTAATGCTGTGTTTTCAAGTCACATaactgtttttttcttttaataaatttctcatttcttcaaTCGTCAATTGTAAcatgtttctttctttcatataTGGACTGAACTCGACACTTTGCAGCaagatttttactttttttgttCTCCCTGTAACCAAACTTTCTTCATTTCCTATATATAAAGCGGCCTCAGGCCGGCTAGTGTT
This is a stretch of genomic DNA from Argentina anserina chromosome 4, drPotAnse1.1, whole genome shotgun sequence. It encodes these proteins:
- the LOC126792861 gene encoding uncharacterized protein LOC126792861, whose product is MVREKTVASFYWRLRESAKASSCSPLLIFPSTSDVDSLCALKIILHVLESDCVGYSCYPVSSFQDIHKYAGLSEENPITILLINWGCHRDLRRLLGLSPLSRVFVVDSHRPIHLHNLSEQNERVVVLYTQEDELLGDLAYDFLDVSALANASDLNSDDELDGDSESGDGDGSRKKRRVSEEEEEEQGPEKLFKRLKKKYYHLGTFHGKPSGCLMYDLAHSLRKNTNELLWLSCVSLTDQFVHDRLTDERYQAAVMELEQLIISSGTLEAVTSVTDRIAFEDVPRLMLLHEWNLFESMKCSSYSATKLKTWNDKGSSRLIFLLARMGFALEDCQQKFPFMNVEVKRRMKAQFEQLLPEYGLTDFYYWSFLRIHGYGSRVSAADVVYGVTALLESFVESDGSCAAKQFGVAYDALSLHNLDKLKAGMHKAIRVQMAIARQGSRAVTNIRTGTKFVSVKLEDSVDAKLLGYPQALTKFCYFLMDALKEKGARMKPLVCACLAQDPKKMIVVGVCGKPRVGAVKGNSFGLAFRSAAQEISAEFFHEMFESSWIILDSNSVDPFMKSLMLNCSRTSPGKMF